The following coding sequences are from one Bufo bufo chromosome 2, aBufBuf1.1, whole genome shotgun sequence window:
- the PHETA1 gene encoding sesquipedalian-1, whose translation MSQPPPLSLWLDIRKDMKLNERNLVYYANCNSPIDKSGFLYKKGERNASYHRRWFVLKGNMLFYYDNQESREPVGVIILEGCRVELCESTEEYAFAIRFGYSKSRAYILAADSHSTMESWVKALSRANFEYIRLVVKELQQQLMEVHKGQASSSGPPAAADRSPSLHRPALPCSQERSVIKDNGCAPWSNRAADLPNGLTYTNGPHYKDATWLLDGNSVQHQSLASEQTQQVGTSEPYDSDEAAEVRYSFAKLHDFFGEEIKQLRAQWKRSFQEKPGLGDSE comes from the coding sequence GGCTCGACATACGCAAAGACATGAAGCTAAACGAGAGGAACTTGGTGTATTATGCCAACTGCAACTCACCCATAGACAAAAGTGGCTTCCTGTACAAGAAGGGGGAACGCAATGCCTCCTACCACAGGCGTTGGTTTGTGCTGAAGGGGAACATGCTCTTTTACTATGACAATCAGGAAAGTCGGGAACCGGTGGGAGTTATTATACTGGAGGGCTGCAGGGTGGAGCTGTGCGAGTCTACAGAAGAGTATGCATTTGCAATTCGATTTGGTTATTCCAAATCTCGTGCCTATATTCTTGCTGCAGATAGCCACAGTACTATGGAGTCCTGGGTAAAGGCtctttccagggcaaactttgaataCATCAGGCTTGTGGTGAAAGAACTGCAACAGCAGCTCATGGAAGTGCATAAAGGCCAGGCCTCTTCTAGCgggcctcctgctgctgccgataggagtccttctctccacaGGCCGGCTTTGCCTTGCAGCCAGGAGAGGTCAGTTATAAAGGACAACGGCTGTGCTCCATGGAGTAACCGTGCGGCTGACCTGCCAAATGGCCTTACCTATACCAATGGGCCACACTACAAAGATGCAACATGGCTGTTGGATGGAAACTCAGTCCAACACCAGTCCTTGGCAtctgagcaaactcagcaagttgGTACAAGTGAACCGTATGACTCTGATGAGGCGGCCGAAGTCCGGTACAGCTTCGCAAAGCTTCATGATTTCTTTGGGGAAGAAATTAAGCAACTCCGAGCACAGTGGAAGAGAAGTTTCCAGGAAAAGCCTGGACTGGGAGATTCTGAGTAA